From the Hyphomicrobiaceae bacterium genome, the window CCGCGACGTAGAGGCAGACCTCATCGAAGCGCACAAATGGTTCAATCTGGCGGCGATCCGTGGCAACGAAGATGCCAAGCTCTATCGCTCGGAACTTGCCCGTGAGATGAAGAAGGCCGACGTGGCGAAAGCGCAGAAGCGCGCGCGCGAATGGCTTAACAGGATTCATTGATCAGACGCTTCTACGCGCAGCGCACCCTGCTGATGATCGCGCGCTGTGTGGCCGAGGCGAAGCGGTCGATCTTCAGCAATCGCCAAACAGCGTCGTGAGACACTTCCACGTCTTCTTGGCGGCATGGCCAACGGCCGATCCCGCGTCCTCAAGAACCTTTCCCGTCTTCTTGGCGGCATCGCTCACGGCTTTGCCGGCCTTCTCCACGGGTTCGACCACGGTCGCGGGCTCGCCAGCGTCGTCTGCAGGACCTTTCTGATCTGCTTCTTGAGTGGTACCTTTCTGAGCGTCTCCCTCAGCGTCCTTTTTAGGCGGGGAAGCTGGTGCGCCCGATGAATCGCTCCAGGTCTTGCTGCTGGCTGGCGCTTGTGCTCCAGCGTTGCCGGTGGGCGGGTTCTGTGGCGGGCCGGCATTAGCGTTTGC encodes:
- a CDS encoding sel1 repeat family protein, giving the protein MARLDFSSRDVIEYAAQGGQPDALFELGLMYSTGRDVEADLIEAHKWFNLAAIRGNEDAKLYRSELAREMKKADVAKAQKRAREWLNRIH